A genome region from Labilibaculum antarcticum includes the following:
- the tdh gene encoding L-threonine 3-dehydrogenase, whose translation MTKMRALVKSKAEKGLWMEEVDVPKVGVNDVLVKIRKTAICGTDLHIYKWDEWAQNTIKPGMIIGHEYVGEVTEMGAGVTGFKIGDRVTGEGHIACGHCRNCRRGRKHVCEHTVGIGVNIDGIFAEYAAIPSSNLMKMSDEISDELLAIMDPFGNATHTTLSWQIIGEDVLVTGAGLIGSMCVAIAKFAGARYVVATETNPYRIELAKKMGADRVVNPLTESLDDAIKDLGMIGFDIGLECSGAPAAFSDMVSHMYNSGKISLLGILPAQTKVNWNDIIFKGLQLKGIYGREMYETWYQMEQMLMSGLDLSPMISHRFKADEFQKGFDIMEEGNCGKVILDWE comes from the coding sequence ATGACAAAAATGAGGGCTCTTGTAAAATCCAAAGCCGAAAAGGGTTTGTGGATGGAAGAAGTCGATGTTCCTAAAGTAGGAGTTAACGATGTTCTTGTAAAAATTAGAAAAACCGCTATTTGTGGTACCGATTTGCATATTTATAAATGGGATGAGTGGGCGCAAAATACCATTAAACCAGGTATGATCATTGGTCACGAATATGTTGGCGAGGTTACTGAAATGGGAGCTGGGGTTACTGGCTTTAAAATTGGTGATCGTGTTACAGGTGAAGGTCATATTGCTTGTGGACATTGCCGAAACTGTAGGCGTGGACGTAAGCATGTGTGTGAACACACCGTTGGTATTGGTGTAAATATAGATGGTATTTTTGCAGAATATGCTGCCATTCCTTCATCAAACTTGATGAAAATGAGTGATGAGATTAGTGATGAGCTTTTGGCGATCATGGATCCATTCGGAAATGCAACACATACCACTCTTTCGTGGCAGATAATTGGAGAAGATGTATTGGTTACAGGTGCAGGTTTAATTGGAAGCATGTGTGTCGCAATTGCAAAGTTTGCAGGAGCTCGCTACGTAGTGGCAACAGAAACCAATCCGTACAGAATTGAGCTGGCTAAAAAAATGGGAGCCGATCGTGTCGTTAATCCGTTGACCGAGAGCCTTGATGATGCCATTAAGGATTTGGGTATGATTGGATTTGATATTGGACTGGAATGTTCAGGTGCACCAGCAGCTTTTAGTGATATGGTTTCTCATATGTACAATTCTGGTAAGATTTCTCTTTTGGGTATTTTGCCTGCGCAAACAAAAGTAAACTGGAACGATATCATTTTTAAAGGACTTCAGTTAAAAGGAATATACGGTCGTGAAATGTACGAAACATGGTACCAAATGGAACAAATGTTGATGAGTGGTTTGGACTTATCACCAATGATTTCTCATCGCTTTAAGGCGGATGAATTCCAAAAAGGATTCGATATCATGGAAGAAGGAAATTGTGGAAAAGTGATTCTCGATTGGGAATAA
- a CDS encoding DEAD/DEAH box helicase — translation MQAKNIDNKKILEKLSIQNLNEMQEECAKAYTKNSDLLLVSPTGSGKTLAFLLPMLAELDPEVNAVQTLILTPARELSLQIEGVFKSMGTNFKVNCCYGGHPMSTEKNNLKTPPAVLIGTPGRIADHIRRGNFDCRNIKTLILDEFDKSLELGFQKEMKEVTLALPSKIKKILTSATNNIDIPDFARLNSLIELDFIPNAKPIALAQKKVISEDKDKLATLFQLVCHLGNQPSLVFCNHRDAVERIGKHFLNEGIQCDVFHGGLEQDDRERALLKFRNGSHNLLIVTDLASRGLDIPEIENVIHYQLPRVEEAFTHRNGRTARMNAAGTSYLVLAKDETPPEFIPEDIEILELTDDKPLPAEPEWETLYICLGRKEKINKIDLVGFFCKIANLRKDEIGKIDVLDHSSFVAVKRGMGEKLARKLKNELIKKKKVKIEVAY, via the coding sequence ATGCAAGCAAAAAATATTGATAATAAAAAGATTTTAGAGAAGCTATCGATTCAGAATTTGAATGAGATGCAAGAGGAATGCGCAAAAGCCTATACAAAAAATAGCGATCTGCTTTTGGTATCCCCAACAGGATCAGGAAAAACACTGGCTTTTTTATTACCAATGCTTGCAGAGTTAGATCCTGAAGTAAATGCCGTTCAGACACTAATTTTAACTCCCGCTAGAGAACTTTCTTTGCAAATAGAGGGTGTTTTTAAAAGCATGGGGACTAATTTTAAGGTGAACTGTTGTTATGGCGGACATCCAATGTCAACCGAAAAAAACAATTTAAAAACACCTCCTGCAGTGCTTATTGGTACTCCAGGAAGAATTGCAGATCATATTCGAAGAGGCAATTTTGATTGTAGAAATATCAAAACTCTGATATTGGACGAGTTTGATAAGTCTCTTGAATTGGGATTCCAAAAAGAGATGAAAGAAGTTACACTCGCTCTGCCTTCTAAAATTAAAAAGATATTAACCTCTGCCACAAATAATATCGACATTCCGGATTTCGCAAGACTAAATTCACTCATCGAATTGGACTTTATTCCCAATGCAAAGCCGATTGCTTTGGCTCAAAAGAAAGTTATCTCAGAAGACAAAGACAAATTAGCGACTCTTTTTCAATTGGTTTGTCATTTAGGAAATCAGCCAAGCTTGGTATTCTGTAATCACCGTGATGCAGTAGAACGTATTGGCAAGCATTTTTTAAATGAAGGCATTCAGTGCGATGTATTTCATGGTGGATTGGAACAGGATGATCGAGAGAGAGCTCTTCTAAAATTCAGAAATGGAAGTCATAACCTACTAATTGTTACCGATCTTGCATCAAGAGGATTGGATATTCCTGAAATTGAAAATGTAATTCACTACCAACTACCAAGAGTAGAAGAAGCATTTACACATAGAAATGGGCGAACAGCCAGAATGAATGCCGCAGGAACTTCGTATTTGGTACTTGCTAAGGACGAAACACCTCCTGAATTTATTCCTGAAGACATTGAAATTCTTGAATTGACTGATGATAAACCATTGCCTGCAGAACCAGAATGGGAAACTCTTTACATTTGCCTTGGCCGAAAAGAGAAAATCAATAAAATTGACTTGGTTGGATTCTTTTGTAAGATTGCAAATTTGAGGAAAGATGAAATTGGAAAGATTGATGTTCTCGATCACTCCTCCTTCGTTGCCGTAAAAAGAGGAATGGGTGAAAAACTAGCTCGTAAACTTAAAAACGAACTCATTAAAAAGAAGAAAGTTAAAATTGAGGTTGCGTATTAA
- a CDS encoding polysaccharide biosynthesis/export family protein yields MKKKYLLLMSLVLVMSIISCRSKKDLVYLQDTEAEVLPAEFTTSVPEYRIKTNDNLFVSIKSLNPEVNQLYNPAQSIGGSGGVQQLYSQQSDQYLNGYQVDSNGNISLPILGNVAIAGLSQAEAQAKVQERADEYLKDASVKVKLLNYKVSVMGEVAAPGVYYNYNSSLTVLEAISMANGITEYAKIDRVLVMRTSEKQSETFRLDLTKKDFLKSKAFFLQPNDVVYVEPHKIKNTNMNSAVYSLLLSTVSTAVLITSLILTN; encoded by the coding sequence ATGAAAAAGAAATATTTACTTCTAATGAGCCTCGTTCTTGTAATGAGTATCATTTCCTGTCGATCAAAAAAAGATTTAGTTTACCTGCAAGATACCGAAGCTGAGGTATTGCCGGCTGAATTTACGACAAGTGTTCCCGAATATCGGATAAAAACAAACGACAACCTCTTTGTGAGTATTAAATCCTTAAATCCAGAGGTGAATCAATTGTACAATCCTGCCCAAAGCATTGGCGGATCGGGAGGAGTACAGCAATTATACAGTCAGCAATCCGATCAGTATTTGAATGGTTATCAGGTAGATTCAAATGGGAATATTTCATTGCCTATTCTTGGTAATGTTGCAATTGCAGGGCTAAGTCAGGCCGAAGCCCAAGCTAAGGTTCAGGAAAGGGCCGACGAATACTTAAAAGATGCCAGCGTTAAGGTAAAACTCTTGAATTACAAGGTTAGTGTTATGGGAGAGGTTGCTGCTCCCGGTGTTTACTACAATTATAACAGCAGCCTAACCGTACTGGAGGCCATTAGCATGGCGAATGGAATTACTGAATATGCCAAAATTGATCGTGTTCTGGTTATGCGGACTTCTGAGAAACAAAGTGAAACATTTCGTTTGGATTTAACAAAGAAAGACTTTCTGAAATCGAAGGCCTTTTTTCTGCAACCCAACGATGTTGTTTATGTGGAGCCTCATAAAATTAAAAATACGAATATGAATTCGGCCGTTTACAGTTTATTGCTATCGACAGTATCTACGGCAGTATTGATAACAAGTTTAATATTAACGAACTAA
- a CDS encoding BT0820 family HAD-type phosphatase gives MIIAVDFDGTIVQHKYPEIGSEIPFAIESLIALQKEGHQIILWTYRTGGMLFEAVDYCEKRGLEFYCVNSNYPEEEFDDTISRKIYADLYIDDRNFGGLPEWEDIFGSISTQNLVPDKESKTKQMFIRFIDKVFGD, from the coding sequence ATGATTATTGCAGTAGATTTTGATGGCACAATCGTACAACACAAATATCCTGAGATTGGAAGTGAGATTCCTTTTGCTATTGAAAGTTTGATCGCTTTACAAAAGGAAGGTCATCAAATTATTTTATGGACTTATAGAACAGGAGGAATGCTATTCGAGGCAGTCGATTATTGCGAAAAAAGAGGTCTGGAGTTCTATTGCGTGAACAGCAATTACCCCGAAGAAGAATTTGATGACACAATTAGCCGTAAAATTTATGCCGATTTATACATCGATGATCGCAATTTTGGTGGATTACCGGAATGGGAAGATATCTTCGGAAGTATTTCCACACAAAATTTAGTTCCGGATAAAGAATCCAAAACTAAACAGATGTTCATTCGTTTTATCGATAAAGTTTTTGGTGATTAA
- a CDS encoding site-specific DNA-methyltransferase gives MQGKKLLSFYQKQKKITELKSLLPEVFVGEQLDIQKLKLYLEADQFQDELNYGLSWFGKDTSLQQANEKTTDKLVFDKAKSLRPNKTKNLFVEGDNLDALRLLQKDYVGKIKLIYVDPPYNTGNDFGYNDRFKIRSNQYLEFLNGSGINRVDSFLKNQIESGEVHTNWLNMIYPRLVLSRQLLTDNGAIAISIDESEKPNMQLVCNEIFGEENFVGCFIWVNRSNSSASSNSFAANHEYILIYAKDSKEIKLKGEPKDLSNYSNPDHDLNGDWIPDNPSAASGNSNSRFTITNPYTQEEYLPPQGRYWAFSEQRVREWFDSGKLIFPKDKGKRFLLKKYKSELKSIYNPISSIITDIPTSKGTRELKELYPEGNPFKYPKPTALLVKIFEQLSDEEDLILDLFAGSASAVHAVFKLDEMQSSNRRFICVQNTEAVKEDSDAFRMGFSAISDLTKDRIVRAGKIFHRLDTGFKFYRIEKTI, from the coding sequence ATGCAAGGAAAAAAGCTACTCTCTTTCTACCAGAAACAAAAAAAAATAACTGAACTGAAAAGTCTTCTCCCGGAAGTTTTTGTTGGAGAACAATTGGATATTCAGAAGCTTAAACTTTATCTGGAAGCCGATCAGTTTCAAGATGAATTGAATTACGGACTGAGCTGGTTTGGGAAAGATACGTCCCTGCAACAGGCAAATGAAAAAACAACCGATAAATTGGTTTTCGATAAGGCGAAATCGCTTCGGCCAAATAAAACTAAAAATCTGTTTGTCGAAGGAGATAATTTGGATGCTTTGCGCTTGCTGCAGAAAGATTATGTGGGTAAAATTAAATTGATTTATGTCGATCCTCCCTACAATACGGGGAATGATTTTGGTTACAATGATCGTTTTAAAATTCGCTCGAATCAGTACTTGGAATTTTTAAATGGTTCCGGAATTAACCGGGTTGATTCTTTCCTGAAAAATCAGATTGAGAGCGGCGAAGTACACACCAATTGGCTGAACATGATTTATCCAAGATTGGTTTTATCGAGGCAACTTTTAACTGATAATGGTGCAATTGCCATATCTATTGACGAGAGTGAGAAACCCAATATGCAACTGGTTTGTAATGAGATTTTTGGAGAAGAGAATTTTGTGGGCTGTTTCATCTGGGTAAATCGATCAAACTCAAGTGCCTCCAGCAATTCATTTGCTGCAAATCACGAATATATTTTAATTTACGCTAAAGATTCCAAGGAAATAAAGTTGAAGGGAGAGCCTAAGGATTTATCGAATTATTCGAATCCTGATCATGATTTAAATGGAGATTGGATTCCTGATAATCCATCGGCCGCAAGTGGCAATTCTAATTCGCGTTTTACAATTACAAATCCATATACTCAGGAAGAATATTTACCCCCACAGGGTCGGTATTGGGCTTTTTCGGAACAACGTGTTCGCGAATGGTTTGATTCTGGGAAATTGATCTTTCCCAAAGACAAAGGCAAACGGTTTTTATTGAAAAAATATAAATCGGAGCTGAAAAGTATTTACAATCCGATTTCTTCCATTATCACAGATATTCCAACGAGCAAAGGAACCCGGGAATTGAAGGAATTATATCCGGAAGGAAACCCGTTTAAATATCCCAAGCCAACAGCTTTATTGGTTAAAATATTTGAGCAATTAAGCGATGAGGAAGATTTGATTTTAGATCTTTTTGCTGGATCAGCATCTGCTGTTCATGCTGTTTTCAAATTAGACGAAATGCAATCATCTAACCGACGTTTTATCTGTGTTCAGAATACCGAAGCTGTAAAGGAGGATTCGGATGCTTTTCGAATGGGTTTTTCAGCTATATCGGATCTTACAAAAGATAGAATTGTGAGAGCTGGAAAAATATTTCACAGACTTGATACCGGCTTTAAATTTTATCGGATTGAGAAAACGATTTGA
- a CDS encoding MFS transporter: MSSEKEKTIKEKFSKAFWVANSVELLERAAYYGVFIVITIYLSRILSFTDVEAALISGLFAGGLYLLPTFSGALADKMGFKNALLLAFSLLSLGYAGLAIFPTLLESAGLVEYSKITVFTGLETSSHKWFIIPIVILIMIGGSFIKSVITGTVAKETTVANRARGFSIFYTMVNIGAFSGKTIVKPLREAMGNEGLITLNYFSAGATLLGLVAVYFFYKSSSSEGEGKSMSEIWAALLKVLTNGRLVALILIVTGFWMVQHQLYATMPKYVLRMAGEGASPSWYANVNPLIVFLFVGLITQLMRKKTALFSMTVGMFIMPVSALCMASGNLLDVESINLGLFSLHPVAFMMIIGIVFQGFAESFISPRFLEYFSLQAPKGEEGMYLGFSHLHSFISSIIGFGLSGYLLSKYCPDPKLFANHAEWELASAHAHYIWYYFVAIATTSAIALIVYGRITRKLDAQNELAA, translated from the coding sequence ATGAGTAGTGAAAAAGAGAAAACGATAAAGGAGAAATTTTCAAAAGCCTTTTGGGTAGCCAACTCGGTTGAGCTATTGGAAAGAGCTGCATATTATGGCGTATTCATAGTAATAACCATTTATTTATCAAGAATATTAAGCTTTACGGATGTTGAAGCCGCCTTGATTTCCGGATTATTTGCAGGTGGATTATACTTGTTGCCAACATTTAGCGGTGCCTTAGCTGATAAAATGGGTTTTAAAAATGCATTATTACTGGCATTCTCTCTTTTGAGTTTGGGTTACGCAGGATTGGCCATTTTCCCCACCTTATTGGAATCGGCAGGATTGGTTGAATATTCCAAAATCACCGTATTTACAGGATTAGAGACTAGTTCTCATAAATGGTTCATTATTCCAATTGTCATACTAATAATGATTGGTGGATCTTTTATTAAATCAGTTATAACAGGAACAGTAGCCAAGGAAACAACTGTAGCCAATCGTGCAAGAGGGTTTTCGATCTTTTATACCATGGTGAACATAGGTGCTTTTTCGGGAAAAACCATTGTGAAACCATTGCGTGAAGCAATGGGGAATGAGGGCTTAATTACCTTAAATTATTTCTCAGCAGGAGCAACTTTGCTTGGATTAGTAGCTGTTTACTTCTTCTATAAAAGTTCTAGCAGTGAAGGTGAAGGCAAGAGCATGTCGGAAATTTGGGCGGCTTTACTAAAAGTACTTACCAATGGTCGATTGGTTGCTTTAATTCTGATTGTTACAGGATTTTGGATGGTACAACATCAATTGTATGCTACCATGCCGAAATATGTGTTGCGCATGGCAGGAGAGGGAGCATCTCCATCTTGGTATGCCAACGTGAATCCTTTGATTGTTTTTCTTTTTGTGGGACTAATTACTCAGTTGATGCGAAAGAAAACCGCTCTGTTTTCCATGACGGTTGGTATGTTCATAATGCCTGTGTCGGCTTTATGTATGGCCTCAGGAAATTTATTGGATGTTGAATCTATTAATTTAGGCCTTTTTAGTTTGCATCCGGTTGCTTTTATGATGATTATTGGTATTGTGTTCCAAGGATTTGCAGAATCATTTATTTCACCACGGTTTTTAGAGTATTTCTCCTTGCAAGCGCCCAAGGGTGAAGAAGGAATGTATTTGGGATTTAGTCATTTACACTCATTTATTTCCTCTATTATAGGATTCGGATTGTCAGGATATTTATTGTCTAAATACTGCCCGGATCCAAAACTATTTGCAAATCATGCCGAATGGGAACTTGCTTCTGCTCATGCTCATTACATTTGGTACTATTTTGTTGCTATTGCTACAACTTCAGCTATCGCCCTTATCGTTTACGGACGAATTACCAGAAAATTAGATGCTCAAAATGAATTAGCAGCCTAA
- a CDS encoding GumC family protein, with product MKHVDEVMDYFDQKDSPDVKEFLFRLLSQWKMFAVCGALGILLAYFISKYSNPVYMMRSSLLIHVDADESSAQSMFEGYKIQDKANIQNHVEILKSYTINRKAMRNLGWNQAWYKKQLFSDRGLYRHEPFEVQQLDGGNITNLPISIVQIDQKTYRIKVDGKVDYKGAEVHVKFEATAYFDREFKNKYFHFLIKTKQQKINKEEHNYFVFNNLDGLTLDYMESMTISVAEKKAELIQLRIDNSEPERGVDYLNELNWVFIQFGLIEKNKKSESTVRFIDSQLEGIVDSLQMAGQSVTNFRSKNRIVDLGQEAGVIVAKVGELESLLSRAQISLDYYKNLLRNLGDANQMKQVIAPSITGVTDPSLDALVAKLTDLYGKREVLSYSVQEKNPSMVILNKEIQLIQQSLKENLQSTVANSRIEVQSLNARMEDVKEQLARMPKHEQKLVSMKRNFDLNNELYTFLLKKRAEAAIAKASNVSDSQIIDPARLATIVKIKPKTAINLLIGMFLGIGLPFLIIILKEFFNDNIQNKEELMKRTQLPVLGTIAHNKYSEAVPVFHHSRSALAESFRTLRTNLNYVLPNNPTKIIGIHSTVPEEGKSFATVNLATIVAMNNKRVLLIGADLRKPKIEVAFDLDNKLGLSTYLISYSNCDEIIQETHIENLYCVTSGPVPPNPAELLENGRFEKFLSEVKGKYDYIFIDNAPLSMVTDGIITGRFADANLFVLRQGFSHRSQIDFVNQLAVKGTLRNVSLVLNDVAMNGYQGKSSMNSSGNGYYYEDTPPGVVRRLWGKVSSN from the coding sequence ATGAAACATGTAGATGAAGTAATGGATTATTTTGATCAAAAAGATAGTCCGGATGTGAAGGAATTTCTTTTTCGGTTGTTGTCGCAATGGAAGATGTTTGCGGTATGCGGAGCCTTGGGTATTTTATTGGCTTATTTTATTAGTAAGTATTCCAATCCTGTTTACATGATGAGAAGTTCTCTTTTAATTCATGTTGATGCAGATGAATCCAGTGCACAAAGTATGTTTGAAGGCTACAAAATTCAAGACAAAGCAAACATACAGAACCATGTAGAAATTCTTAAATCATATACGATTAACCGGAAAGCAATGAGAAACTTGGGTTGGAATCAAGCCTGGTATAAAAAGCAGTTGTTTTCCGATAGAGGTTTATATAGACATGAACCATTTGAAGTTCAGCAGTTGGACGGGGGTAATATTACCAACTTACCGATTTCAATTGTTCAGATTGATCAGAAAACTTATCGAATTAAAGTAGATGGGAAAGTGGATTATAAGGGGGCTGAAGTGCATGTTAAATTCGAAGCAACAGCCTATTTCGATCGGGAATTTAAGAACAAATACTTTCACTTTTTAATTAAGACGAAACAACAGAAAATTAATAAGGAGGAACACAATTATTTCGTTTTCAATAATTTAGATGGGCTTACTCTCGATTATATGGAAAGTATGACAATAAGTGTGGCTGAGAAAAAGGCGGAGTTGATACAGCTTCGAATTGATAATTCAGAACCGGAAAGAGGAGTAGATTATTTAAATGAATTGAATTGGGTTTTTATTCAATTTGGTTTGATCGAAAAAAATAAGAAATCTGAAAGTACGGTACGCTTTATCGATTCTCAGTTAGAGGGAATTGTCGATTCTCTTCAAATGGCAGGTCAAAGTGTTACCAATTTCAGATCGAAAAATCGAATTGTTGATTTGGGGCAAGAAGCCGGTGTAATAGTTGCAAAAGTGGGCGAGTTGGAAAGTTTGCTATCAAGAGCTCAAATTTCTTTGGATTACTATAAAAATTTGTTGCGGAATTTAGGTGATGCAAACCAAATGAAACAAGTAATAGCTCCTTCCATAACCGGCGTTACAGATCCTTCATTAGACGCATTAGTGGCTAAATTGACCGATTTGTACGGAAAGCGGGAAGTACTTTCTTATAGTGTTCAGGAGAAAAATCCGAGTATGGTAATTCTGAATAAGGAAATTCAGTTAATTCAACAAAGTTTAAAGGAGAATCTTCAAAGTACGGTGGCCAATTCTCGAATTGAAGTACAGAGTTTAAATGCCAGAATGGAGGACGTTAAAGAGCAATTGGCCCGAATGCCAAAGCATGAGCAAAAACTGGTTAGTATGAAAAGGAATTTCGATCTAAACAACGAACTTTATACTTTTCTACTGAAAAAACGTGCAGAAGCAGCCATTGCCAAAGCATCTAATGTGTCCGATTCACAAATAATTGATCCGGCAAGATTGGCAACGATTGTTAAAATTAAACCCAAAACAGCAATTAATTTATTAATAGGTATGTTTCTGGGGATTGGTCTTCCTTTTTTAATTATTATTCTAAAAGAATTCTTTAATGATAATATCCAGAATAAGGAAGAATTGATGAAGAGAACTCAGCTTCCTGTTTTAGGAACTATTGCCCACAATAAATACAGCGAAGCAGTTCCCGTATTTCATCATTCCCGATCGGCTCTAGCTGAGTCATTTAGGACCTTACGTACAAATTTGAACTACGTTCTACCCAATAATCCGACTAAAATAATCGGAATTCATTCAACGGTTCCCGAAGAAGGAAAATCCTTCGCAACTGTTAATTTGGCTACTATTGTCGCCATGAATAATAAGAGGGTTTTATTGATTGGAGCTGATTTACGAAAGCCAAAAATAGAAGTTGCTTTCGATTTGGATAATAAGCTTGGCCTAAGCACGTATTTGATCAGTTATAGCAATTGCGACGAGATTATTCAGGAAACACACATTGAGAATCTTTATTGCGTAACCTCAGGACCCGTTCCTCCAAATCCTGCTGAACTATTGGAAAATGGTAGGTTTGAAAAGTTTTTAAGTGAGGTGAAAGGGAAATACGATTACATTTTTATCGATAATGCTCCTCTTTCCATGGTAACAGATGGTATCATTACAGGAAGATTTGCAGATGCAAATCTATTTGTTCTTCGGCAAGGTTTCAGTCATCGTTCACAAATTGATTTTGTGAACCAGTTGGCTGTAAAGGGAACTTTAAGGAATGTTTCATTGGTATTAAATGATGTAGCAATGAATGGCTATCAAGGCAAGTCTTCAATGAACTCTAGCGGTAACGGTTATTACTACGAAGACACGCCGCCGGGGGTTGTTCGACGATTGTGGGGAAAGGTTTCGAGTAATTAA